In Palleronia sp. LCG004, a single window of DNA contains:
- the glp gene encoding gephyrin-like molybdotransferase Glp, which produces MISVAEALDRIFGLVSFLGTEDIPLRHASGRIATEEVAARLSQPPFDASAMDGYAIAADTPVLGESFEVIGESAAGHRYDGSVGPGQAVRIFTGAPVPRGAVRVILQEEVSRRNLTITLDDLPRAGRHIRPAGGDFAKGQSIAFDQPLRPVDLALVAAMGHGTIRVARRPEVAIIATGNELVAPGDLPGPDQIVASNHLGLAAMVERSGGIARLLPIASDNEASLAATFDLARGCDLIVTIGGASVGDHDLVGKVAADRGMERSFYKVAMRPGKPLMAGRLDGIPMIGLPGNPVSSLVCGEVFVRPALEVMLGRPARPAPRAQARLAHDLAANGPREHYMRATLDANGIRVADSQDSAMLGILTRSNALLVREPNEGPHRAGDIVNFIAI; this is translated from the coding sequence TTGATCAGCGTCGCCGAAGCGCTCGACCGGATCTTCGGACTGGTTTCCTTTCTCGGCACCGAGGATATCCCCCTCCGCCATGCATCGGGGCGGATCGCCACCGAAGAGGTCGCCGCCCGACTGAGCCAGCCGCCCTTCGACGCCTCGGCCATGGACGGCTATGCCATCGCAGCCGATACTCCCGTGCTTGGCGAGAGCTTCGAAGTGATCGGCGAAAGCGCGGCGGGACACCGCTATGACGGCTCCGTCGGTCCCGGTCAGGCTGTCCGCATCTTCACCGGAGCTCCCGTTCCACGCGGCGCAGTCAGGGTGATCCTGCAGGAGGAGGTTTCGCGGCGAAACCTCACGATCACCCTCGATGACCTACCCAGGGCCGGCCGTCACATCCGTCCGGCGGGTGGAGATTTCGCGAAAGGCCAGAGCATCGCCTTCGATCAGCCTCTCCGGCCCGTCGATCTCGCGCTTGTCGCGGCGATGGGGCATGGCACGATCCGCGTCGCGCGACGGCCGGAAGTCGCGATCATCGCGACCGGAAACGAACTCGTCGCACCCGGCGATCTGCCCGGCCCTGACCAGATCGTCGCGTCGAACCACCTGGGACTGGCAGCTATGGTCGAGCGATCGGGCGGCATCGCGCGGCTTCTGCCCATCGCAAGCGACAACGAGGCATCGCTTGCCGCGACCTTCGACCTCGCGAGGGGGTGCGATCTGATCGTAACGATCGGCGGTGCGTCGGTGGGCGATCACGATCTCGTCGGAAAGGTCGCCGCCGATAGGGGCATGGAGCGGTCATTCTACAAGGTCGCGATGCGACCGGGCAAACCCCTCATGGCCGGACGGCTCGACGGGATCCCGATGATCGGTCTGCCGGGAAATCCGGTCTCAAGCCTCGTTTGCGGAGAGGTGTTCGTGCGCCCCGCGCTCGAGGTGATGCTGGGGCGTCCCGCGCGACCTGCGCCCCGTGCGCAGGCCCGGCTTGCCCATGACCTTGCCGCCAACGGTCCGCGCGAGCATTACATGCGCGCAACCCTGGACGCGAACGGGATACGCGTCGCCGACAGTCAGGACAGTGCGATGCTGGGCATCCTGACGCGCTCGAACGCGTTGCTGGTGCGGGAGCCGAACGAGGGACCGCATCGCGCCGGAGATATCGTAAATTTCATTGCGATCTGA
- the lexA gene encoding transcriptional repressor LexA, which yields MLTRKQLELLTFINKHVQRDGVPPSFDEMKAALDLRSKSGIHRLITALEERGFIRRLAHRARAIEIVKLPESLEAEGAGRRGFQPEVIDGDRPDQGPPPGARDVQVSAVDLPVMGRIAAGVPIEAISEVSHNVAVPSQMLSGTGTHYALEVKGDSMIDAGINDRDIVVIRETSVADDGDIVVALVDGQEATLKRIRRARGSVSLEAANPAYETRIYPEDKVKVQGRLVGLIRTY from the coding sequence ATGTTGACGCGCAAACAACTGGAATTGTTGACTTTCATTAACAAGCACGTACAGCGCGACGGGGTCCCCCCCTCCTTCGACGAGATGAAGGCGGCGCTCGACCTGCGGTCGAAGTCGGGAATTCACCGGTTGATCACCGCGCTGGAGGAGCGTGGATTCATCCGCCGGCTCGCCCATCGCGCACGTGCCATCGAGATCGTCAAGCTTCCCGAATCGCTCGAAGCCGAGGGGGCCGGACGGCGCGGATTCCAGCCCGAGGTGATCGACGGCGATCGCCCCGATCAGGGGCCGCCACCCGGTGCACGCGACGTGCAGGTATCGGCGGTGGATCTTCCGGTCATGGGGCGTATCGCTGCGGGCGTCCCGATCGAGGCCATTTCCGAAGTATCGCACAACGTCGCCGTTCCGAGCCAGATGCTCTCCGGCACCGGCACCCACTATGCGCTGGAAGTCAAAGGCGATTCGATGATCGATGCAGGCATCAACGACCGCGACATCGTCGTGATCCGCGAGACGAGCGTGGCCGATGACGGCGACATCGTCGTGGCGCTCGTCGATGGGCAGGAGGCGACGTTGAAGCGGATCCGCCGTGCGCGCGGGAGCGTGTCGCTGGAGGCGGCGAACCCGGCCTACGAAACCCGGATCTATCCCGAGGACAAGGTGAAGGTTCAGGGCAGGCTTGTCGGTCTCATCCGAACCTACTGA
- a CDS encoding anhydro-N-acetylmuramic acid kinase — protein MSPELSKSGPIWSLGTMSGTSLDGVDAAMLLTDGNEILAFGQSDYRPYSDEERGVLRAAMGRWDGTEEAAAIVVAAHGALLGGIVGADLIGFHGQTVAHDPGGRGTRQIGDGRLLAHMLDCPVVWDFRTADVESGGQGAPLAPFFHHACARWMEADEPLAFLNLGGVGNLSWVDPGVEIPSDPGACLAFDTGPANAPINDLMHARLGREMDEGGALAARGRADGRILDRLSAHDWFDRLPPKSLDRDDFAWLLEGVADLGDADAAATLTEAAALCVARGLAQCPSVPARMLVSGGGRSNPVMMAALSERCDCEVVPIETVGLDGDMLEAQAFAYLAVRSARGWPLSAPGTTGVATPTCGGRLSRPEEAVEALSSGGEG, from the coding sequence ATGTCGCCGGAGCTTTCGAAATCGGGACCGATCTGGTCGCTCGGTACGATGTCTGGCACCTCGCTCGACGGGGTGGACGCGGCGATGCTGCTGACGGACGGCAACGAGATCCTGGCCTTCGGGCAGAGCGATTATCGCCCGTATTCAGACGAGGAGCGCGGCGTGCTCCGGGCGGCGATGGGCCGATGGGACGGCACCGAGGAGGCTGCCGCGATCGTGGTGGCCGCGCATGGCGCGCTTCTGGGCGGGATCGTCGGAGCCGACCTCATCGGGTTCCACGGCCAGACCGTCGCCCATGATCCGGGCGGCCGCGGCACCCGGCAGATCGGCGACGGGCGGTTGCTGGCGCATATGCTCGACTGTCCGGTCGTGTGGGATTTCCGGACGGCGGACGTGGAGAGCGGCGGGCAGGGCGCACCGCTGGCACCATTCTTCCACCATGCCTGCGCGCGCTGGATGGAGGCGGACGAGCCGCTGGCCTTTCTGAACCTCGGCGGTGTCGGCAACCTGTCCTGGGTCGATCCCGGGGTCGAGATCCCGTCGGATCCCGGCGCGTGCCTCGCCTTCGACACGGGGCCGGCAAATGCGCCGATCAACGACCTGATGCATGCGCGCCTCGGCCGCGAGATGGACGAGGGCGGTGCGCTTGCCGCGCGGGGCAGGGCCGACGGCCGCATCCTCGACCGGCTGTCGGCGCATGACTGGTTCGACCGGCTGCCGCCGAAATCGCTCGACCGTGACGATTTCGCATGGCTTCTCGAGGGGGTCGCGGATCTCGGTGATGCGGACGCGGCGGCGACGCTGACGGAGGCCGCGGCGCTCTGCGTGGCGAGGGGGCTGGCGCAATGCCCCTCCGTGCCTGCAAGGATGCTGGTGTCGGGCGGGGGGCGATCGAATCCCGTCATGATGGCCGCGCTGTCGGAGCGGTGTGACTGCGAAGTGGTGCCGATCGAGACTGTCGGCCTCGACGGCGACATGCTCGAGGCGCAAGCCTTCGCCTATCTCGCGGTCCGGTCGGCGCGGGGGTGGCCGCTGAGCGCGCCGGGCACGACGGGCGTCGCGACGCCCACCTGCGGAGGGCGGCTGTCCCGTCCGGAAGAGGCTGTCGAGGCGCTCTCTTCGGGGGGCGAAGGCTGA
- the moaC gene encoding cyclic pyranopterin monophosphate synthase MoaC yields the protein MTFSHFDNDGNAHMVDVSGKDVTAREARAVGWIRMSPETLTAIVEGRARKGDVLSIARLAGIMGAKKTSDLIPLCHPLPIAKVAIELEPDDDLPGIRISALVRTNGQTGVEMEALTAVSTACLTVYDMVKALQKDMEIGGIRVVFKDGGKSGRFEAQA from the coding sequence ATGACGTTCAGTCATTTCGATAACGACGGAAACGCCCACATGGTCGATGTCTCCGGCAAGGACGTCACAGCCCGCGAAGCGCGCGCCGTTGGCTGGATCCGCATGTCCCCCGAAACACTGACCGCCATCGTCGAGGGTCGCGCCAGAAAGGGCGATGTTCTCAGCATCGCCCGCCTTGCCGGCATCATGGGGGCCAAGAAGACCTCGGACCTCATCCCGCTCTGCCATCCGCTGCCTATTGCCAAGGTCGCGATCGAGCTCGAGCCGGACGATGACCTGCCCGGCATCCGCATCTCGGCGCTCGTACGGACCAACGGGCAGACCGGCGTGGAGATGGAGGCGCTGACCGCCGTCTCGACCGCCTGCCTCACCGTCTACGACATGGTGAAGGCCCTCCAGAAGGACATGGAGATCGGCGGCATCAGGGTCGTCTTCAAGGATGGCGGCAAGTCCGGTCGGTTCGAGGCTCAGGCTTGA
- the trpC gene encoding indole-3-glycerol phosphate synthase TrpC — protein sequence MATILDKIKAYKLEEIAERKGARDQAEIDAAARDAPAVRPFADALAYSSREGYALIAEIKKASPSKGLIRNDFDPAALAQAYADGGACCLSVLTDSPSFQGHEDYLVAAREACDLPVLRKDFIYDPWQVAEARSLGADCILIIMASLEDGQAAEIEAAARDWKMDALIEVHTAEELDRAQLLQSPLIGVNNRDLNTFETSLDVTRDLARRIEADRVIVAESGLSTREDLADLARFGARAFLIGESLMRQDDVALATRDILSDPLMPAGR from the coding sequence ATGGCCACAATTCTCGACAAGATCAAAGCCTACAAGCTCGAAGAGATCGCTGAGCGCAAGGGAGCACGCGACCAGGCCGAGATCGACGCCGCCGCGCGCGATGCCCCGGCGGTCCGGCCCTTCGCCGATGCACTGGCCTATTCCTCCCGCGAAGGCTACGCCCTCATCGCCGAAATCAAGAAGGCCAGCCCCTCCAAGGGGCTCATCCGCAACGATTTCGACCCCGCGGCCCTCGCGCAGGCCTATGCGGATGGCGGGGCGTGCTGCCTGTCGGTCCTGACCGACAGCCCCAGCTTCCAGGGCCACGAGGATTACCTCGTCGCCGCGCGCGAGGCCTGCGATCTGCCGGTCCTGCGCAAGGATTTCATCTACGATCCCTGGCAGGTCGCCGAGGCACGCAGCCTCGGTGCCGATTGCATTCTCATCATCATGGCCAGCCTCGAGGACGGTCAGGCCGCCGAGATCGAGGCGGCGGCACGGGACTGGAAGATGGATGCCCTGATCGAGGTGCATACCGCAGAGGAGCTCGACCGCGCGCAGCTGCTCCAGTCGCCCCTCATCGGCGTCAACAACCGCGATCTCAACACCTTCGAGACGTCGCTGGACGTCACGCGCGATCTCGCCCGCCGGATCGAGGCCGATCGAGTCATCGTCGCGGAATCCGGCCTCTCCACGCGCGAGGACCTGGCCGATCTCGCCCGGTTCGGCGCGCGTGCCTTCCTCATCGGTGAAAGCCTGATGCGTCAGGACGACGTGGCGCTTGCCACCCGCGACATCCTGTCGGATCCATTGATGCCCGCAGGCCGCTGA
- the gltA gene encoding citrate synthase: MADDNKTAKLTFGETEVELPILSPTAGPDVIDIRKLYAEAGVFTYDPGFTSTASCDSTITFIDGNKGELLHRGYPIDQLAEKSHFLEVCYLLLYGDLPNATQLEDFEHRVTQHTMLHEQMMNFFRGFRRDAHPMAVMVGVVGAMSAFYHDSTDIHDSWQREVASIRLIAKMPTIAAWAYKYSVGQPFVYPRNDLDYSSNFLRMCFSVPAEDYVVNPILSRAMDRIFTLHADHEQNASTSTVRLASSSGANPFACIAAGIACLWGPAHGGANQACLEMLREIGTPDQIPEYIERAKDKNDPFRLMGFGHRVYKNHDPRAQVMKQSADEVLDLLGIENNPTLQTAKELERIALEDDYFREKKLFPNVDFYSGIILDAMGFPQSMFTPIFAVARTVGWISQWKEQISDPQLKIGRPRQLYMGETVRDYVDVENR; this comes from the coding sequence TTGGCCGACGACAACAAGACCGCAAAGCTGACCTTCGGCGAGACCGAGGTGGAACTGCCCATTCTGAGCCCGACGGCAGGTCCCGACGTCATCGACATCCGCAAGCTCTATGCGGAAGCGGGCGTCTTTACCTACGATCCGGGTTTCACCTCGACCGCGTCCTGCGACAGCACGATCACCTTCATCGATGGCAACAAGGGCGAGTTGCTGCACCGCGGCTATCCGATCGACCAGCTGGCCGAAAAATCGCATTTCCTCGAGGTCTGCTATCTCCTGCTCTACGGCGATCTGCCGAACGCGACCCAGCTCGAGGATTTCGAGCATCGCGTGACGCAGCACACGATGCTGCACGAGCAGATGATGAACTTCTTCCGCGGCTTCCGCCGTGACGCGCATCCGATGGCCGTCATGGTCGGCGTCGTCGGCGCGATGTCCGCCTTCTATCACGACAGCACGGATATCCACGATTCCTGGCAGCGCGAGGTCGCGTCGATCCGGCTGATCGCCAAGATGCCGACGATCGCCGCCTGGGCCTACAAGTATTCTGTCGGTCAGCCGTTCGTCTATCCGCGCAACGACCTCGACTATTCGTCGAACTTCCTGCGGATGTGCTTCTCGGTTCCGGCCGAGGATTACGTCGTGAACCCGATCCTGAGCCGTGCGATGGACCGGATCTTCACGCTGCACGCGGATCACGAGCAGAATGCGTCGACCTCGACCGTACGGTTGGCCTCGTCGTCGGGCGCGAACCCCTTCGCCTGCATCGCGGCCGGCATCGCCTGCCTCTGGGGTCCGGCCCATGGCGGCGCGAACCAGGCCTGCCTCGAGATGCTGCGCGAGATCGGAACGCCCGACCAGATCCCGGAATATATCGAGCGCGCCAAGGACAAGAACGATCCTTTCCGCCTGATGGGGTTCGGCCATCGCGTCTACAAGAACCACGACCCGCGGGCGCAGGTGATGAAGCAGTCTGCGGACGAGGTGCTCGACCTGCTTGGGATCGAGAACAATCCGACGCTCCAGACCGCGAAGGAACTCGAACGGATCGCACTCGAGGACGATTATTTCCGCGAGAAGAAGCTGTTCCCGAATGTCGATTTCTATTCGGGCATCATCCTCGACGCGATGGGCTTCCCGCAGTCGATGTTCACGCCGATCTTCGCCGTGGCGCGCACCGTCGGATGGATCTCGCAGTGGAAAGAGCAGATCAGCGATCCGCAGCTCAAGATCGGCCGTCCGCGTCAGCTCTATATGGGCGAGACGGTTCGGGACTATGTCGACGTCGAGAACCGCTGA
- the tyrS gene encoding tyrosine--tRNA ligase codes for MTYQPKSEFLGVMIERGYLADCTDYEGLDHALSSGTVPAYIGYDATARSLHVGHLLNIMMLRWLQKTGHRPLTLMGGGTTKVGDPSFRADERPLLTAAQIGENIAGMKGVFAKYLSYGEGETDARMLDNSEWLDGLNYLEFLRDIGRHFSVNRMLSFESVKSRLDREQSLSFLEFNYMILQAYDFLELRQRHGCLLQMGGSDQWGNIVNGVDLTRRVADEQVFGLTSPLLTTSDGRKMGKSQGGAIWLNSDMLSPYEFWQFWRNTTDADVGRFAKLYTELPVEECDRLGALGGSEINAAKIILANEVTALCHGRAAAETAEATAREVFERGGTGDDLPTLALDRSEIAGGISIVQLIVRAGLAKSGKDAKRLIAEGGAKLDDAPLVDAGLVLDESALARPVKLSAGRKRHALVTLSP; via the coding sequence ATGACCTACCAGCCGAAATCTGAGTTCCTCGGCGTGATGATCGAGCGGGGATATCTCGCGGATTGCACCGATTACGAGGGGCTCGATCACGCCCTCTCCTCTGGCACCGTCCCGGCCTATATCGGCTACGACGCGACGGCCCGGTCGCTCCATGTGGGTCACCTGCTCAACATCATGATGCTGCGCTGGCTGCAAAAGACCGGTCACCGCCCGCTGACCCTCATGGGCGGCGGCACGACCAAGGTCGGCGATCCGAGCTTTCGCGCGGACGAGCGGCCGCTGCTGACGGCGGCGCAGATCGGCGAGAACATCGCCGGGATGAAAGGCGTTTTCGCCAAGTACCTCTCCTATGGCGAGGGCGAGACCGACGCCCGGATGCTCGACAATTCCGAATGGCTCGACGGTCTCAACTACCTGGAATTCCTGCGCGACATCGGCCGGCATTTCAGCGTCAACCGGATGCTGTCCTTCGAGAGCGTGAAGTCGCGCCTCGACCGCGAGCAGTCGCTGTCCTTCCTCGAATTCAACTACATGATCCTGCAGGCCTACGATTTCCTCGAATTGCGGCAGCGGCACGGCTGCCTGCTGCAGATGGGCGGCAGCGATCAATGGGGCAACATCGTCAACGGCGTGGATCTGACGCGCCGCGTCGCGGACGAACAGGTCTTCGGCCTGACCTCGCCGCTCCTCACCACGTCCGACGGCCGCAAGATGGGCAAGAGCCAGGGCGGCGCGATCTGGCTCAACTCCGACATGCTCAGCCCCTACGAGTTCTGGCAGTTCTGGCGCAACACGACCGATGCCGATGTCGGCCGCTTCGCCAAGCTCTATACCGAACTGCCGGTCGAGGAATGCGACCGCCTCGGCGCGCTCGGCGGGTCCGAGATCAACGCGGCGAAGATCATCCTTGCCAACGAGGTCACCGCTCTCTGCCACGGCCGCGCCGCCGCCGAGACGGCGGAAGCGACCGCGCGCGAAGTGTTCGAGCGTGGCGGCACCGGTGACGATCTTCCGACGCTCGCGCTCGACCGCTCCGAGATCGCGGGGGGCATCTCGATCGTCCAGCTCATCGTGCGGGCGGGTCTCGCCAAATCCGGCAAGGACGCCAAGCGCCTGATCGCCGAAGGCGGTGCCAAGCTCGACGACGCGCCGCTTGTCGATGCGGGCCTCGTTCTGGACGAATCCGCCCTCGCCCGCCCCGTCAAGCTGAGCGCGGGCCGCAAGCGCCACGCGCTCGTCACGCTCTCGCCCTAG
- a CDS encoding ComEC/Rec2 family competence protein — protein sequence MATGTFARLSGALALDAQRGDLVLWVPVCLGIGIGLYFALPVEPSRTAWIALGSALAAAFIALGLGAWRWPIFAGLFLVMAGLALAGIRNHQVAGPVLDWRYYGAVEGRVIEIDRSASDMPRLTLDRVVLERVSADRTPHRVRISLHGAQDWLDPHPGQRIMVTAHLSQPQGPVEPGGFDFQRMAWFEGLGAVGYARTPALLVAEGGSARPIGRLRTAISAYVLSILPGEAGAFAAAITTGDRSAMGAGTLEALRASNLAHLLAISGLHMGLLTGVAFAALRMALVLVPGLALTRPVKKYAALGALAAGAFYLALSGGNVATQRAFIMAAVMLIAICLDRRAVTLRAVAVSATIVLLLRPEAVTEPGFQMSFAATTALVAVFRLFRDRGPVRRSRWLAPIVGVLMSSAIAGAATAPYGAAHFNQVSHYGLLANMLAVPLMGAVVMPAALLAACLAPLGLAWIGLWIMKPAVDWIMFVAHRVADLPHSVSHVPSAPPAFLPVFTLGMLFLILWRGRGRWAGAGVAAIAATIWVLADRPDILIAPSGGLVGVLREEGRALTKARGDGFAARVWLENDGNTPDQESAAARMNVDGGTAIVDHGGLELVQVMGRGASERAVEFCRRADIVVTTTDADLAGGPCLMLNAPTLRRTGALSIRVDRNAARLTSARIVSGRRPWNGGASWPESLPDLPIGARFSLAADQ from the coding sequence GTGGCCACGGGCACGTTCGCCCGCCTGAGCGGGGCGCTCGCTCTCGACGCGCAGCGGGGCGATCTCGTCCTGTGGGTGCCCGTCTGCCTGGGCATCGGCATCGGTCTCTATTTCGCGCTTCCGGTGGAGCCTTCCCGAACGGCATGGATCGCTCTCGGATCCGCGCTTGCCGCCGCATTCATCGCATTGGGGCTCGGTGCCTGGCGCTGGCCGATCTTCGCGGGGCTGTTCCTCGTCATGGCGGGGCTCGCGCTTGCGGGGATCAGGAACCATCAGGTCGCGGGGCCGGTCCTCGATTGGCGGTATTACGGCGCGGTCGAGGGGCGCGTGATCGAGATCGACAGATCGGCCTCCGACATGCCGCGACTGACCCTCGACCGGGTCGTGCTCGAGCGCGTCTCGGCCGACAGGACACCGCATCGCGTCCGCATCTCGCTGCACGGGGCGCAGGACTGGCTCGACCCGCATCCGGGCCAGCGCATCATGGTCACAGCACATCTGTCGCAGCCTCAGGGGCCGGTCGAACCCGGAGGCTTCGATTTCCAGCGGATGGCCTGGTTCGAGGGGCTGGGCGCGGTCGGCTATGCCCGCACGCCAGCCCTTCTGGTGGCCGAAGGCGGAAGCGCGCGGCCCATCGGCCGTCTTCGGACGGCAATTTCCGCCTATGTCCTCTCCATCCTGCCCGGCGAGGCCGGTGCCTTCGCGGCCGCAATCACGACCGGCGATCGTTCCGCCATGGGGGCGGGCACGCTCGAGGCGCTCAGGGCCTCGAACCTCGCGCATCTCCTCGCGATTTCCGGCCTTCACATGGGGCTCCTGACCGGGGTGGCCTTCGCGGCCCTCAGGATGGCGCTGGTCCTCGTGCCGGGGCTCGCCCTCACGCGGCCGGTCAAGAAATACGCCGCGCTGGGCGCCCTCGCGGCGGGAGCATTCTATCTCGCGCTTTCGGGTGGCAACGTCGCGACGCAGCGCGCCTTCATCATGGCGGCCGTAATGCTGATCGCGATCTGTCTCGATCGAAGGGCGGTCACGCTCCGCGCGGTGGCGGTTTCGGCCACGATCGTCCTGCTGCTTCGTCCCGAAGCCGTGACCGAACCCGGTTTCCAGATGTCATTCGCCGCGACCACGGCCCTCGTCGCGGTGTTCCGCCTGTTCCGGGATCGCGGCCCGGTTCGGCGGTCGCGCTGGCTCGCCCCGATCGTGGGGGTGCTGATGTCGTCCGCGATCGCAGGCGCCGCGACCGCGCCCTACGGGGCCGCGCATTTCAACCAGGTCTCGCATTACGGGCTGCTCGCGAACATGCTCGCCGTCCCCCTGATGGGGGCGGTGGTCATGCCCGCCGCGCTTCTCGCGGCCTGCCTCGCACCGCTGGGGCTTGCCTGGATCGGGCTCTGGATCATGAAGCCTGCGGTCGATTGGATTATGTTCGTCGCCCATCGGGTGGCCGACCTTCCGCATTCCGTCTCGCACGTGCCTTCGGCCCCGCCGGCCTTCCTTCCGGTCTTCACGCTCGGGATGCTGTTCCTGATCCTCTGGCGGGGACGCGGGCGCTGGGCAGGGGCGGGGGTGGCGGCCATCGCCGCCACGATCTGGGTGTTGGCGGACCGTCCCGACATCCTGATCGCGCCGTCCGGCGGCCTCGTGGGCGTCCTGCGGGAGGAAGGGCGCGCCCTCACCAAGGCGCGCGGCGATGGCTTTGCCGCCCGTGTCTGGCTCGAGAATGACGGCAATACGCCCGATCAGGAAAGCGCCGCGGCCCGAATGAACGTCGATGGGGGGACCGCGATCGTCGATCATGGCGGTCTCGAACTCGTCCAGGTGATGGGACGCGGGGCGAGCGAGCGCGCCGTCGAATTCTGCAGACGCGCCGATATCGTCGTGACGACGACCGATGCCGATCTCGCCGGCGGGCCGTGTCTCATGCTCAACGCTCCGACGCTACGCCGGACGGGCGCGCTGTCGATCCGCGTCGATCGAAATGCGGCACGGCTGACCTCCGCGCGCATCGTATCGGGACGACGCCCCTGGAACGGGGGTGCCAGCTGGCCGGAAAGCCTTCCGGATCTGCCGATCGGTGCGCGGTTCAGCCTCGCCGCGGATCAGTAG
- the gltX gene encoding glutamate--tRNA ligase, giving the protein MVNASQDRGHVVTRFAPSPTGFLHIGGARTALFNWLYARGRGGKFLLRIEDTDRARSSNEATQAIFAGLRWLGLDWDGDAVSQASRAERHADVAREMLEAGTAYRCFSSQEEIEAYREAARAEGRSTLFHSPWRDADPSDHPDAPYVVRVKAPLDGETVIEDEVQGRVVIRNDQLDDMICLRSDGSPTYMLAVVVDDHDMGVTHVIRGDDHLNNTARQMLVYRAMGWDVPIWSHIPLIHGEDGKKLSKRHGALGVEEYAAMGYPAAAMRNYLTRLGWAHGDDEVFTTDEAREWFDLGGIGKSPARLDFKKLDHISGRHMAMLDEDEIITGLRAWQSAAGLPELSQPGEDALRPALPLVKSAAKTFPDLVEKAHFALVTRPVEVEPKARKALDEAGLEVLRELTPHLQTVSWNRDALEAVAAQTAEGKGVGLGKIAGPLRASLAGRTATPSVFDMMAILGRDETLARLGDAMAPGIETPESTG; this is encoded by the coding sequence ATGGTTAACGCGTCCCAGGATCGCGGGCATGTCGTCACACGCTTCGCCCCGTCGCCCACGGGGTTTCTGCATATCGGCGGGGCGCGGACGGCATTGTTCAACTGGCTCTATGCCCGCGGACGTGGCGGGAAGTTCCTCCTCCGGATCGAGGATACCGACAGGGCGCGGTCCTCGAACGAGGCGACGCAGGCGATCTTTGCGGGGCTGCGCTGGCTCGGACTCGACTGGGACGGCGATGCGGTGAGCCAGGCCTCCCGCGCCGAGCGTCATGCCGACGTCGCGCGTGAGATGCTGGAGGCCGGGACCGCCTACAGGTGCTTCTCCTCGCAGGAGGAGATCGAGGCGTACCGGGAGGCCGCGCGGGCCGAGGGGCGCAGCACGCTTTTCCATTCGCCCTGGCGCGATGCCGATCCCTCCGATCATCCCGATGCCCCATACGTCGTTCGCGTGAAGGCTCCGCTCGACGGCGAGACGGTGATCGAGGACGAGGTGCAGGGCCGCGTCGTCATCCGCAACGATCAGCTCGACGACATGATCTGCCTGCGATCGGACGGCAGCCCGACCTACATGCTGGCCGTCGTGGTCGACGATCACGACATGGGCGTGACCCACGTGATCCGCGGGGACGATCACCTGAACAACACGGCGCGCCAGATGCTCGTCTATCGTGCGATGGGGTGGGACGTGCCGATCTGGTCGCATATCCCGCTGATCCACGGCGAGGACGGCAAGAAGCTCAGCAAGCGGCACGGTGCGCTCGGCGTCGAGGAATATGCGGCGATGGGCTATCCGGCGGCGGCGATGCGCAACTACCTCACCCGGCTCGGATGGGCGCATGGCGACGACGAGGTCTTCACGACCGACGAGGCGCGCGAATGGTTCGACCTCGGCGGCATCGGCAAGTCCCCGGCACGGCTCGACTTCAAGAAGCTCGACCATATCTCCGGCCGTCACATGGCGATGCTCGACGAGGACGAGATCATTACGGGATTGCGCGCCTGGCAATCGGCGGCCGGTCTGCCGGAGCTGAGCCAGCCGGGGGAGGATGCGCTGCGCCCTGCCCTGCCGCTCGTCAAATCGGCGGCGAAGACATTTCCGGACCTGGTCGAGAAAGCGCATTTCGCGCTCGTCACCCGTCCTGTCGAGGTGGAACCCAAGGCGCGCAAGGCCCTCGACGAGGCCGGGCTCGAGGTGCTGCGCGAATTGACGCCGCACCTGCAAACTGTTAGCTGGAACCGCGACGCCCTTGAAGCGGTTGCAGCCCAGACCGCCGAGGGAAAAGGAGTCGGGCTTGGCAAGATCGCCGGACCGCTCAGGGCTTCGCTCGCTGGACGCACGGCGACACCGAGCGTTTTTGACATGATGGCAATTCTTGGACGCGACGAGACTTTGGCGCGTCTCGGGGATGCTATGGCACCCGGGATCGAGACCCCGGAAAGCACTGGTTGA